The nucleotide window CTTCGACGACAAAACCTGGATGGACGCCTTCGAACTAACCCTATTGAGCTACGTGAGGGCCATCAGGGAAGTACTGCCATTGATGAAGAAGAAAGGGTGGGGAAGGATTGTGAACTCCACGTCCTCGTCAGTCAGAGAGGTGCTGGAGAACCTTATCCTGTCGAACACCTTCCGCCTCGGCGTGATCGGCCTCACGAAGACCCTGGCGTCCGAACTGGCCCCCCATGGCATACTGGTGAACGCCATCGGTCCCGGGCGCTTCGACACGGAGAGGATCAGGCAGCTCGACATGGCCCTCGCGAAGAGGAAGGGACTGACCTTTGAGGAGGTCAGCGCCGAGTCCTTCTCCAGAATTCCCCTCGGGCGCTACGGCGACCCGGCTGAGTACGGCAGATTGGCCGTCTTCCTCGGCTCCGGGGCAAACACCTACATCACCGGACAGACCGTAATAGCGGACGGCGGCATGCTGCGCGCCGTTCCCTAGGGCGCGGCCGATCTTGAAGGGAGAGTTGAAGATGATCGACGAAAAACTGATCGAGGTGATCAAAACCCCGCCGGACGCGGCTCTTTCGATCGTCACTCGGGGGGAGGACGGGCCTCACTTGGTGAACTCGTGGAACAGCTACGTGCGGACCACCGAGGACGGAAAGCTGATCATCCCGGTCGGCGGCATGACCGAGACTGAGCGCAACGCGCAGAGGGACGACAGGGTCATGCTGAGCATCTGCAACCGCGAGGTGCAGGGGAAGAAGTACAAGGGAACGGGTTTCCTGGTGAAGGGAACCGCCGCCTTCGTCAAGGAGGGGCCGGAGTTCGACACGCTCAAGGCCGAATTTCCCTGGGCGCGCGCCGCACTCGTCGTGACCGTGGTGGAGGCGACGCAGACGCTGTAGGCAGAGGTTCCTTGAGCAAGCCGCCCTTACTCTCCTTGCTCGACAATCGGGATCAGGAACGAGGCCACGTATAGGTCGGCGTCCGACCGCAGTGCGTGCATGGTCCCGGCGGGGACGTTGAACACTCCACCGATTTCTAGGTTCACCTCGTCGTCCTCCAACACTCCGAAGCCCGCGCCCGCGACGCAGTAGAAGATCTCGTCGTGCTTGTCGTGCTTGTGCAGCGGGACCTTCTTGTCCCGGTCGATGTGGTAGACGTTCGTCACTATGTCTTTTTTAAGCGCTTCGGTGTCCATTTGCGGCCTCCTTTGGTGTATTATGCCGGAGGGGTTTCCCACTGTTTCACAAAAGCTTATCACGAGCGTCAGGGAGGAGCAATAATGATAATTTACAGAAACGCCACCACGGATGATCTCGCAGGGGTCAGCGACCTCCAGAGTCGCTATCACATAACGACGATACGGGAGGAGGACAAGGCCGACGGCTTCGTCACCACCCTGTTCACTCACGAGCAGTTCACGTCCCTGATCGAGCGGGAGAACGGCCTCGCGGTGGCGTGTGACGGCGACCGGATAGTATCCTACGCCATGGCCGCGTCCTGGGAGTACTGGAAAGAGTGGCCCCTGTTCCAGCACATGAT belongs to Synergistaceae bacterium and includes:
- a CDS encoding SDR family oxidoreductase; translation: MDFGLADKTVLVLASSSGLGKAMAGEFLKEGASVVITGRDADRLADASVELEKLSGRRPRHIPCDITKPEDIARLVAFAAEESGAVDVLVNNAGGPPAGTFEDFDDKTWMDAFELTLLSYVRAIREVLPLMKKKGWGRIVNSTSSSVREVLENLILSNTFRLGVIGLTKTLASELAPHGILVNAIGPGRFDTERIRQLDMALAKRKGLTFEEVSAESFSRIPLGRYGDPAEYGRLAVFLGSGANTYITGQTVIADGGMLRAVP
- a CDS encoding pyridoxamine 5'-phosphate oxidase family protein, producing MIDEKLIEVIKTPPDAALSIVTRGEDGPHLVNSWNSYVRTTEDGKLIIPVGGMTETERNAQRDDRVMLSICNREVQGKKYKGTGFLVKGTAAFVKEGPEFDTLKAEFPWARAALVVTVVEATQTL
- a CDS encoding cupin domain-containing protein; the encoded protein is MDTEALKKDIVTNVYHIDRDKKVPLHKHDKHDEIFYCVAGAGFGVLEDDEVNLEIGGVFNVPAGTMHALRSDADLYVASFLIPIVEQGE